A window from Pseudomonas frederiksbergensis encodes these proteins:
- a CDS encoding RsiV family protein, with product MSLFKIASVAAIALTLGACQSLFQPNYRAPLETTRDASEQLKPGCTTADCPLVNIDTLRFPAEPALDGIIEKRLLQLTRTSPDAPVAPTLAAYREQFLSSAGPRNSSYLQAKVREQHDGLVIVEFSSYLDTGGAHGTPGRSFINYSRQQHKVLTLSDMLVPGQEEAFWKAAQVAHNSWLISTKLDQEPEFVKSWPFVKTQNIALTYGGVILKYEVSTIAPYALGHVELKIPYPRLNGILKPELFPGRS from the coding sequence ATGTCGCTTTTTAAAATCGCCTCCGTGGCTGCAATCGCCCTGACTTTGGGCGCCTGCCAGAGTTTGTTCCAACCCAACTACCGGGCGCCGCTGGAAACTACCCGCGATGCATCCGAACAGCTGAAACCGGGTTGCACAACCGCTGACTGCCCGCTGGTTAACATCGATACGCTGCGCTTCCCTGCCGAACCTGCGCTTGACGGCATCATCGAAAAACGCCTGCTGCAACTGACTCGCACCTCGCCCGACGCCCCGGTGGCGCCGACGCTGGCCGCGTATCGCGAGCAGTTTTTGAGCAGTGCCGGCCCGCGTAACAGCAGTTACTTGCAAGCCAAGGTACGTGAGCAGCATGACGGCTTGGTGATCGTCGAATTTTCCAGCTACCTGGACACTGGCGGTGCCCATGGCACGCCGGGCCGCAGTTTCATCAACTATTCACGCCAGCAGCATAAAGTGCTGACGCTGTCGGACATGTTGGTCCCGGGGCAGGAAGAAGCGTTCTGGAAAGCGGCGCAAGTAGCGCACAACAGCTGGCTGATCAGCACCAAGCTTGATCAGGAGCCAGAGTTCGTGAAGAGCTGGCCCTTCGTCAAAACCCAAAACATTGCGCTGACGTACGGCGGGGTGATCCTCAAGTACGAAGTGAGCACCATCGCGCCATACGCGCTGGGCCACGTCGAACTGAAGATCCCCTACCCGCGCCTGAACGGTATTCTCAAGCCCGAGCTGTTTCCCGGCCGTAGCTGA
- a CDS encoding NUDIX domain-containing protein — MTDFANAVPTAVDIVRREKCYEGFYKLDRVHLRHELFAGGMSREINREVFVRHDAVCVLPYDPQRDEVVLIEQFRVGAMSKTDNPWLIELVAGLIDKDEVPEEVAHREAQEEAGLVFGALWPMTKYFPSPGGSNEFVHLYLGRCDSVGVGGLHGLEEEAEDIRVTVWAFEDALQAVRDGRIANAASIIALQWLALNRVEVRGLWS, encoded by the coding sequence ATGACTGATTTTGCCAACGCCGTTCCGACCGCCGTTGATATCGTTCGGCGCGAAAAGTGCTACGAGGGTTTCTACAAGCTCGATCGTGTGCACTTGCGCCACGAATTGTTCGCCGGGGGCATGAGTCGCGAGATCAATCGTGAAGTGTTCGTTCGCCACGATGCGGTGTGCGTGCTGCCGTACGATCCGCAGCGCGATGAAGTGGTGTTGATCGAGCAGTTTCGCGTCGGCGCCATGAGCAAAACCGACAATCCATGGCTGATCGAACTGGTCGCCGGTCTGATCGACAAGGATGAGGTGCCGGAAGAAGTTGCTCACCGCGAAGCGCAGGAGGAAGCTGGGCTTGTGTTCGGGGCGCTTTGGCCGATGACCAAATATTTTCCATCGCCGGGCGGCAGCAATGAATTTGTGCACTTGTACCTGGGGCGCTGTGACAGTGTAGGGGTCGGTGGCCTGCATGGGCTGGAGGAAGAAGCAGAAGATATCCGCGTCACGGTCTGGGCGTTCGAAGATGCCTTGCAAGCCGTACGCGACGGACGAATTGCCAACGCGGCCAGCATCATTGCCTTGCAATGGTTAGCTTTGAACCGCGTTGAAGTGAGGGGGTTATGGTCGTAA
- a CDS encoding DUF1249 domain-containing protein yields the protein MVVNKLRDRYRVDLVGLQASCEANYARLMRLLPDMRNEPEARRIAVTHGEQMLGVLALEVLQVCPYTTTLQVRQEHSLPWLPVPQLEVQVYHDACMAEVVSAEHARRFRGIYPYPNASMHQPDEKAQLNMFLGEWLSHCLACGHEYAVVR from the coding sequence ATGGTCGTAAACAAGTTGCGCGATCGCTATAGGGTCGACCTGGTGGGGCTGCAAGCCTCCTGCGAGGCCAACTACGCGCGCCTGATGCGATTGCTGCCCGACATGCGCAACGAACCGGAGGCGCGGCGCATAGCCGTGACCCACGGCGAGCAGATGCTCGGCGTACTGGCCCTCGAAGTCCTTCAAGTCTGCCCGTACACCACAACCCTGCAAGTACGCCAGGAACACAGCCTGCCGTGGCTGCCGGTGCCGCAACTGGAAGTTCAGGTCTATCACGACGCGTGCATGGCCGAAGTGGTCAGCGCCGAACATGCACGACGCTTTCGCGGCATCTATCCTTACCCGAATGCCTCAATGCATCAGCCGGACGAAAAGGCCCAGCTGAATATGTTCCTGGGCGAGTGGCTGAGCCATTGCCTGGCCTGCGGACACGAGTACGCGGTGGTGCGGTAG
- the cpdA gene encoding 3',5'-cyclic-AMP phosphodiesterase: MPSVSTLTTADPALLVQLSDSHLFAETDETLLGMNTRDSLQKVIELVRRQQPQIDLIIASGDLSQDGTLESYQQFRDLTRQLDAPARWIPGNHDEPQIMAQAAVQSALLEPVVDVGNWRVTLLDSAVPGSVPGYLQDEQLQLLVRSLSEAPERHHLVCLHHHPVSIGCAWMEPIGLRNPDALFAVLDRFAQVRAVLWGHVHQEIDQVRNGVRLIASPSTCIQFEPGSDDFKVSDQAPGYRWLRLLPDGQLETGVERVTGFDFQIDYGSNGY, translated from the coding sequence TTGCCGAGCGTATCCACTTTGACCACCGCCGATCCGGCGTTGCTGGTGCAACTGTCCGACAGTCATCTGTTTGCCGAAACGGACGAAACGTTGCTGGGCATGAATACCCGGGACAGCCTGCAAAAAGTCATCGAGCTGGTGCGGCGTCAGCAGCCGCAGATCGACTTGATCATTGCCAGTGGCGATCTTTCTCAGGACGGGACGCTGGAGTCCTATCAGCAGTTTCGTGACCTGACGCGGCAACTCGATGCGCCGGCGCGCTGGATTCCCGGCAATCACGATGAGCCGCAGATCATGGCGCAGGCCGCCGTGCAGAGTGCGTTGCTGGAGCCGGTGGTGGATGTCGGTAACTGGCGCGTCACATTGCTCGATTCGGCCGTACCGGGTTCGGTGCCGGGGTATTTGCAGGATGAGCAGTTACAGTTGCTGGTCCGCTCGTTGAGCGAGGCGCCAGAACGGCATCATCTGGTGTGCTTGCATCATCATCCGGTGTCGATCGGGTGTGCGTGGATGGAGCCGATCGGATTGCGCAATCCAGACGCATTGTTTGCCGTGCTGGATCGGTTTGCGCAGGTGCGCGCTGTTTTATGGGGGCATGTGCATCAAGAGATCGATCAGGTTCGCAATGGCGTGCGGCTGATTGCCTCGCCTTCGACCTGTATTCAGTTCGAACCGGGCAGTGATGATTTCAAGGTCAGTGACCAGGCGCCGGGGTATCGGTGGTTGCGGCTTTTGCCGGATGGTCAGCTGGAAACCGGCGTGGAACGCGTTACCGGTTTCGACTTCCAGATCGATTACGGCTCCAACGGTTACTGA
- a CDS encoding YqiA/YcfP family alpha/beta fold hydrolase: protein MSGSILYIHGFNSAPSSKKATQLVQVMERLGLSEQLRVPALHHHPREAIGQLNKAIEELGRPLLVGSSLGGYYATHLAERHGLKALLINPAVSPHRMFDGYLGTQKNLYTDEAWELTHDHVTALAELEVPAPQDPQRYQVWLQTGDETLDYRLAQQYYRACALRIQAGGDHSFQGFAEQLPAMLSFAGIGADLYQAIDFTAL from the coding sequence ATGTCTGGTTCGATCCTTTATATCCACGGTTTCAACAGCGCGCCTTCGTCTAAAAAGGCCACGCAGTTGGTTCAAGTAATGGAACGTCTGGGCTTGAGCGAACAGTTGCGCGTCCCGGCCTTGCATCACCATCCGCGTGAGGCCATCGGTCAGCTAAACAAGGCGATTGAGGAGCTTGGGCGGCCACTGCTGGTCGGCAGCTCACTCGGCGGCTACTATGCGACTCACTTGGCCGAGCGCCATGGCCTCAAGGCCCTGTTGATCAACCCTGCCGTCAGCCCGCACCGGATGTTCGACGGGTATCTGGGGACGCAGAAAAACCTGTATACCGATGAGGCCTGGGAATTGACCCACGACCACGTGACGGCCTTGGCCGAGCTGGAAGTGCCGGCGCCCCAGGACCCGCAGCGGTATCAGGTATGGTTGCAGACCGGCGATGAAACGCTGGACTACCGCCTCGCCCAGCAGTATTACCGGGCCTGTGCCTTGCGCATCCAGGCCGGCGGCGACCATAGCTTCCAGGGTTTTGCCGAGCAATTGCCGGCAATGCTGAGTTTTGCCGGCATCGGCGCAGATTTGTATCAGGCGATTGATTTCACTGCTTTGTGA
- the parE gene encoding DNA topoisomerase IV subunit B, translated as MATPSASSYNADAIEVLSGLDPVRKRPGMYTDTSRPNHLAQEVIDNSVDEALAGHATSVQVILHADHSLEVSDDGRGMPVDIHAEEGVSGVELILTKLHAGGKFSNKNYQFSGGLHGVGISVVNALSNEVRVRVKRDGNEYQMTFADGYKKTELEIIGTVGKRNTGTSVFFAPDPKYFDSPKFSISRLKHVLKAKAVLCPGLLVSFEDKATGEKVEWHYEDGLRSYLVDAVNEFERLPDEPFCGSLAGNKEAVDWALLWLPEGGDSVQESYVNLIPTAQGGTHVNGLRQGLLDAMREFCEFRSLLPRGVKLAPEDVWERIAFVLSMKMQEPQFSGQTKERLSSREAAAFVSGVVKDAFSLWLNANPETGMLLAELAINNAGRRLKASKKVERKRITAGPALPGKLADCAGQDPMRSELFLVEGDSAGGSAKQARDKEFQAILPLRGKILNTWEVDGSEVLASQEVHNIAVAIGVDPGSADIAQLRYGKICILADADSDGLHIATLLCALFVQHFRPLVDAGHVYVAMPPLYRIDLGKEIYYALDEAERDGILDRLVAEKKRGKPQVTRFKGLGEMNPPQLRETTMDPNTRRLVQLTLEDFDATSEMMDMLLAKKRAGDRKSWLESKGNLAEVLG; from the coding sequence ATGGCCACTCCCAGCGCTAGCTCTTATAACGCAGACGCCATCGAAGTCCTCTCGGGCCTCGACCCGGTGCGTAAACGCCCCGGCATGTACACCGACACCAGTCGGCCCAACCACCTCGCCCAGGAAGTCATCGACAACAGCGTCGACGAAGCCTTGGCCGGGCACGCGACCTCGGTGCAGGTCATCCTGCACGCCGATCACTCCCTGGAAGTCAGCGATGACGGCCGTGGCATGCCGGTGGATATCCACGCCGAAGAAGGCGTGTCGGGCGTCGAGCTGATCCTCACCAAGCTCCATGCGGGCGGCAAGTTTTCCAACAAGAACTACCAGTTCTCCGGCGGTCTGCACGGGGTGGGTATTTCCGTGGTCAACGCCTTGTCGAACGAAGTCCGGGTGCGCGTAAAGCGTGACGGCAACGAATACCAGATGACTTTCGCTGACGGTTACAAGAAAACCGAGCTGGAAATCATCGGTACCGTCGGCAAGCGCAACACCGGTACCAGCGTGTTCTTCGCCCCGGACCCGAAATACTTCGATTCGCCGAAATTCTCCATCAGCCGCCTCAAGCATGTGCTCAAGGCCAAGGCCGTTCTGTGCCCGGGGCTGCTGGTCAGTTTTGAAGACAAGGCCACCGGCGAGAAAGTCGAGTGGCATTACGAAGACGGCCTGCGCTCCTACCTGGTGGACGCGGTCAACGAATTCGAGCGCCTGCCTGACGAACCGTTCTGCGGCAGCCTGGCCGGTAACAAAGAAGCTGTCGATTGGGCGCTGTTGTGGTTGCCCGAAGGTGGCGACAGCGTTCAGGAAAGCTACGTCAACCTGATCCCGACGGCGCAGGGCGGTACCCACGTCAACGGTCTGCGCCAGGGCTTGCTCGATGCGATGCGCGAGTTCTGCGAATTCCGCAGCCTGCTGCCACGCGGCGTGAAGCTGGCGCCGGAAGATGTCTGGGAACGCATCGCTTTCGTGCTGTCGATGAAGATGCAAGAGCCGCAATTCTCTGGCCAGACCAAAGAGCGTCTGTCGTCCCGTGAAGCGGCTGCATTCGTGTCCGGTGTGGTCAAGGACGCGTTCAGCCTGTGGCTCAACGCCAACCCGGAAACCGGCATGTTGCTGGCAGAGCTGGCGATCAACAACGCCGGCCGACGTCTGAAGGCCAGCAAGAAGGTCGAGCGCAAGCGCATCACGGCGGGGCCGGCACTGCCGGGCAAACTCGCCGACTGCGCCGGGCAGGACCCGATGCGTTCCGAGCTGTTCCTGGTGGAAGGTGATTCCGCCGGCGGTTCGGCCAAGCAGGCGCGAGACAAGGAATTTCAAGCGATCCTGCCGTTGCGCGGCAAGATTCTGAACACCTGGGAAGTCGACGGCAGCGAAGTGCTGGCTAGCCAGGAAGTCCACAACATCGCCGTGGCCATTGGTGTCGATCCGGGTTCGGCAGATATCGCCCAGCTGCGTTACGGCAAGATCTGCATCCTCGCCGACGCCGACTCCGACGGTCTGCACATCGCCACGTTGCTGTGCGCGTTGTTCGTCCAGCATTTCCGCCCGTTGGTGGATGCCGGTCATGTCTACGTCGCGATGCCGCCGCTGTACCGAATCGACCTGGGCAAAGAGATTTACTACGCCCTGGACGAAGCCGAGCGCGATGGCATCCTCGATCGCCTCGTGGCCGAGAAGAAACGCGGCAAGCCGCAGGTCACACGATTCAAAGGCCTGGGTGAAATGAACCCGCCGCAGCTGCGCGAAACCACCATGGACCCGAACACTCGGCGTCTGGTGCAGTTGACGCTGGAAGATTTCGACGCAACCTCTGAAATGATGGACATGCTGCTGGCGAAGAAACGCGCCGGTGACCGCAAATCCTGGCTGGAATCCAAAGGCAACCTGGCCGAGGTTCTTGGCTGA
- a CDS encoding esterase-like activity of phytase family protein, translating to MRVGFALACALLLTSISAVAEPVPELRLLSEHPVEGMRGGNLSGLAQCGNDLWTVSDRDDDQIYRLDTRDKVWQAETVAIGVPPVPDSGLPWGLRSRTWVASFVRGGDLDFEGITCDSAGNRYLVSESHAAILQVPPVGPSSWLKISPMLIREARASGMLLHFNALFEGLAINPAGDQLWLASERQSRGLLLIKRKQTVWDCDGGCVLLSEAGKEMQPAPFPRAKAVTRDFADLSLFNGKLFTLERNAYQICRRDSVTAKVERCWSFADEALQVQRRYSNPYGLTEALIVDAEGAWIGTDNNNDARADGEERPIVWRFAAPEGGWSAKS from the coding sequence ATGCGGGTTGGCTTTGCCCTGGCGTGTGCGTTGCTTCTGACCTCGATTTCGGCGGTTGCCGAGCCGGTGCCGGAACTGCGCCTGTTGTCCGAGCATCCCGTTGAAGGTATGCGCGGCGGCAACCTGTCAGGGTTGGCCCAGTGCGGTAATGACCTGTGGACGGTGTCGGATCGCGACGACGACCAGATTTACCGGCTCGATACCCGCGACAAGGTATGGCAGGCCGAAACCGTGGCCATCGGCGTACCACCGGTGCCAGACAGCGGTTTGCCCTGGGGCTTGCGTTCACGAACCTGGGTGGCGTCGTTTGTCCGTGGTGGGGATCTGGACTTTGAAGGCATCACCTGCGACAGCGCCGGTAATCGCTACCTCGTCAGCGAATCCCATGCCGCGATTCTGCAAGTGCCACCCGTTGGGCCATCGTCCTGGCTGAAAATCTCGCCGATGCTGATTCGCGAAGCCCGGGCCAGCGGCATGCTGTTGCACTTCAATGCGTTGTTCGAGGGTCTGGCGATCAATCCGGCGGGTGATCAATTGTGGCTCGCCTCTGAGCGTCAAAGCCGTGGCTTGTTGCTGATCAAGCGCAAACAGACGGTCTGGGATTGCGATGGTGGCTGTGTGTTGCTGAGCGAAGCCGGGAAAGAAATGCAGCCGGCGCCGTTTCCCCGAGCCAAAGCGGTGACCCGAGACTTCGCCGACCTGTCGCTGTTCAACGGCAAGCTGTTTACCCTTGAGCGCAACGCCTACCAGATCTGCCGCCGTGATTCGGTGACGGCCAAGGTCGAGCGCTGCTGGTCCTTTGCCGATGAAGCCTTGCAGGTGCAGCGCCGCTATTCAAATCCCTATGGCCTGACCGAAGCGTTGATTGTTGACGCCGAGGGCGCGTGGATTGGCACTGACAACAACAACGATGCCCGCGCCGATGGCGAGGAACGGCCGATCGTCTGGCGCTTTGCCGCGCCTGAAGGTGGCTGGAGTGCCAAGTCATGA
- a CDS encoding TIGR02281 family clan AA aspartic protease, producing MSQQPPGKRVGRVLMVLAWCAALFLATRFFGQWEARQQNPNIVVSSEQGEGFIEVKLASNNQGHFVASGQINGQSVDFMLDTGATDVSIPAEMAERLKLEKGFGVTLSTANGRTQGYRTRIERLQLGDIVLRDVRALVVPGLDGKQVLLGMSALNKLEFTQRGGTMLLRQTTNR from the coding sequence ATGAGTCAGCAGCCGCCAGGCAAACGCGTTGGTCGGGTGTTAATGGTGCTGGCCTGGTGCGCGGCGCTGTTTCTGGCCACTCGATTTTTCGGCCAGTGGGAAGCGCGTCAGCAGAATCCTAATATTGTGGTCAGCTCGGAGCAGGGCGAAGGTTTTATCGAGGTCAAACTGGCCAGTAACAACCAGGGGCACTTCGTCGCCAGCGGCCAGATCAACGGCCAGTCGGTGGATTTCATGCTTGATACCGGGGCGACCGACGTGTCGATCCCGGCGGAAATGGCCGAACGGCTGAAACTGGAAAAAGGCTTCGGGGTGACTCTGAGCACGGCCAACGGCCGCACCCAGGGTTATCGAACCCGCATCGAGCGCCTGCAACTGGGCGACATTGTGCTGCGTGATGTGCGCGCCCTCGTCGTGCCGGGTCTGGATGGCAAACAAGTGCTGCTCGGAATGAGCGCGCTGAACAAACTTGAATTTACCCAGCGCGGTGGCACCATGCTGCTGCGCCAGACAACGAACCGATGA
- the parC gene encoding DNA topoisomerase IV subunit A yields the protein MSDSLDLSLDGVERRSLADFTENAYLNYSMYVIMDRALPHIGDGLKPVQRRIIYAMSELGLDADSKHKKSARTVGDVLGKFHPHGDSACYEAMVLMAQPFSYRYTLVDGQGNWGAPDDPKSFAAMRYTEARLSRYSEVLLSELGQGTADWGPNFDGTLEEPLVLPARLPNILLNGTTGIAVGMATDVPPHNLREVATACVRLLDEPKATVEQLCEHIQGPDYPTEAEIITPRADLLKMYETGKGSVRMRAVYHVEDGDIIVTALPHQVSGAKVLEQIAAMMQAKPSKAPQIADLRDESDHENPCRIVIIPGARKNFDHDALMTHLFASTELESSYRVNINIIGLDGKPQLKNLRALLVEWLEFRVQTVRRRLQFRLDKVERRLHLLDGLLIAYLNLDEVIHIIRTEEHPKAALIERFALSEIQADYILDTRLRQLARLEEMKLRAEQDELLKEQAKLQALLGSEAKLKKLVRTELIKDAETYGDDRRSPIVERAEAKALTEHDLLPNEKVTVVLSEKGWVRSAKGHEIDATGLSYKAGDGFKALAPGRSNQFAVFIDSTGRSYSVAAHTLPSARGQGEPLTGRLTPPPGASFECVLMPEDDSLYVIASDAGYGFVVKGEDLQAKNKAGKALLSLPNNAKVILPRPVADREQNWLASVTTEGRLLIFKISDLPQLGKGKGNKIIGISGERVASREEYVTDIAVLPDGATLVLQAGKRTLSLKADDLEHYKGERGRRGNKLPRGFQRVDALLVENLN from the coding sequence ATGAGCGACTCCCTTGATCTCAGCCTGGACGGTGTAGAACGCCGGTCACTGGCTGACTTCACCGAAAATGCCTACCTCAACTACTCCATGTACGTGATCATGGACCGTGCCTTGCCGCATATCGGCGACGGCCTGAAACCGGTACAGCGGCGCATCATCTATGCGATGAGCGAGTTGGGGCTGGACGCCGATTCCAAGCACAAGAAGTCGGCGCGTACCGTCGGTGACGTGCTCGGCAAGTTCCACCCGCACGGCGACTCGGCCTGCTACGAAGCCATGGTCCTGATGGCCCAGCCATTCAGCTACCGCTACACGCTGGTCGACGGCCAGGGTAACTGGGGTGCGCCGGATGATCCCAAGTCCTTCGCCGCCATGCGTTACACCGAAGCGCGGCTGTCGCGTTATTCCGAAGTGCTGCTCAGCGAACTGGGCCAGGGCACCGCGGACTGGGGGCCGAACTTCGACGGTACGCTGGAAGAGCCGCTGGTGTTGCCGGCGCGTTTGCCCAACATCCTGCTCAACGGCACCACCGGCATCGCCGTGGGCATGGCCACCGACGTACCGCCGCACAACCTGCGCGAAGTCGCCACGGCTTGCGTGCGTTTGCTCGATGAGCCCAAAGCCACGGTCGAGCAACTCTGCGAACACATCCAGGGCCCGGATTACCCGACCGAAGCGGAAATCATCACGCCTCGCGCCGACCTGCTGAAAATGTACGAAACCGGCAAGGGCTCGGTGCGCATGCGCGCTGTTTACCACGTCGAAGACGGCGACATCATCGTCACCGCGCTGCCGCATCAGGTGTCTGGCGCCAAGGTGCTGGAACAGATCGCGGCCATGATGCAGGCCAAACCGTCGAAAGCCCCGCAGATCGCCGACCTGCGAGACGAATCCGACCACGAAAACCCGTGCCGGATCGTGATTATTCCCGGCGCACGCAAAAACTTTGACCACGATGCATTGATGACCCACCTGTTCGCCAGCACCGAGCTGGAGTCGAGCTACCGGGTCAACATCAACATCATTGGTCTGGACGGTAAGCCGCAACTGAAAAACCTGCGCGCGCTGTTGGTCGAGTGGCTGGAATTCCGGGTGCAGACTGTGCGTCGTCGCCTGCAATTCCGCCTGGACAAGGTCGAGCGTCGCCTGCACCTGTTGGACGGTTTGTTGATCGCCTACCTCAACCTGGATGAAGTGATTCACATCATCCGCACCGAGGAGCACCCGAAAGCCGCGCTGATCGAGCGTTTCGCCCTGAGCGAAATCCAGGCCGACTACATTCTCGACACCCGTTTGCGTCAATTGGCGCGACTGGAAGAAATGAAGCTGCGTGCCGAGCAGGATGAATTGCTCAAGGAACAAGCCAAGCTGCAAGCCCTGCTGGGCAGCGAAGCCAAACTGAAAAAACTGGTGCGCACCGAACTGATCAAGGACGCCGAAACGTACGGCGACGACCGCCGGTCGCCAATCGTCGAACGCGCCGAAGCCAAGGCCCTGACCGAGCACGATCTGCTGCCAAACGAGAAAGTGACCGTCGTCCTGTCGGAAAAAGGCTGGGTTCGGTCCGCCAAGGGTCACGAAATCGACGCCACCGGGCTTTCCTACAAGGCCGGGGACGGTTTCAAGGCTCTGGCGCCCGGGCGCTCCAACCAGTTTGCGGTGTTTATCGACTCCACCGGTCGCAGCTATTCGGTGGCCGCGCACACGCTGCCATCGGCCCGAGGCCAGGGTGAACCGCTGACCGGTCGTCTGACGCCGCCACCGGGGGCGAGCTTTGAATGCGTGCTGATGCCGGAAGACGACTCGCTGTACGTGATTGCGTCCGATGCCGGTTACGGTTTCGTGGTAAAAGGTGAAGACCTGCAAGCCAAGAACAAGGCGGGTAAGGCTCTGTTGAGTCTGCCGAACAACGCGAAGGTGATTCTGCCGCGTCCGGTGGCTGATCGTGAACAGAACTGGCTGGCTTCGGTGACTACCGAAGGTCGCCTGCTGATTTTCAAAATCAGCGACCTGCCACAATTAGGTAAGGGCAAAGGCAACAAGATCATCGGGATTTCCGGCGAGCGTGTGGCCAGCCGCGAAGAATATGTCACGGACATCGCCGTACTGCCGGATGGCGCCACATTGGTGTTGCAGGCCGGAAAACGTACCTTGTCACTAAAAGCAGACGACCTCGAACACTACAAAGGTGAGCGTGGGCGTCGTGGTAACAAACTGCCACGTGGCTTTCAGAGGGTAGATGCACTGCTCGTCGAAAACCTCAATTAA